A region from the Variovorax sp. RKNM96 genome encodes:
- a CDS encoding cytochrome c has protein sequence MNNNNLTTFRHALLGLSFGAIAAMSGHALAQSPEPAFSVGPRFQESSGESIYRATCQGCHMAQGQGAKGAGAYPALASNPRLASAEYPLYVVINGQKGMPAFGKMLSDEQIASVVGYARTHFGNQYADAIPAESIKKLRP, from the coding sequence ATGAACAACAACAACCTCACGACCTTCCGGCACGCACTGCTCGGCCTTTCGTTCGGCGCCATCGCCGCGATGAGCGGGCACGCTTTGGCGCAATCGCCCGAGCCCGCGTTCTCCGTCGGCCCCCGGTTCCAGGAGAGCTCGGGCGAATCGATCTACCGCGCCACCTGCCAGGGCTGCCACATGGCGCAGGGACAGGGCGCGAAAGGCGCGGGCGCGTACCCCGCGCTCGCATCGAATCCGCGCCTGGCGAGCGCGGAGTACCCGCTCTATGTGGTCATCAACGGCCAGAAGGGCATGCCCGCCTTCGGCAAGATGCTGAGCGACGAGCAGATCGCTTCGGTGGTCGGCTATGCGCGCACGCATTTCGGCAACCAGTACGCCGATGCGATTCCCGCGGAGAGCATCAAGAAGCTGCGGCCTTGA
- a CDS encoding cell division protein ZapA: MKQIEVQIMGQSYLLGCPDGGEPQLRDAVERVDAAMCKIRDAGKVKARDRIAVLASLNLAFDLAAQQAAAVAAPAAIARAPTTAEPGEVDAKAAQLIQKLDQALAGDGHLL, encoded by the coding sequence ATGAAGCAGATAGAAGTACAGATCATGGGCCAGAGCTATTTGCTCGGCTGTCCCGACGGCGGCGAGCCGCAATTGCGCGATGCGGTCGAACGCGTGGATGCCGCCATGTGCAAGATCCGCGATGCGGGAAAAGTCAAGGCGCGTGATCGCATCGCGGTGCTGGCTTCATTGAACCTGGCCTTCGACCTCGCGGCGCAGCAGGCGGCTGCAGTTGCGGCGCCTGCCGCAATAGCGCGCGCGCCTACCACGGCTGAGCCCGGAGAAGTCGATGCCAAGGCCGCCCAGCTCATTCAAAAGCTCGATCAGGCGCTGGCCGGCGATGGTCATTTGCTCTGA
- a CDS encoding RidA family protein has protein sequence MTLLTQTKKLALAAALFTAACGAAHAADDIIRHRIPNSTFPISAAVEIPSSFTNVYLSGQVPPLQDAAAPKNSAAAYGGDTKSQTVGVLKAIEKSLTGLGLTMGDVVKMQVFLVGDPAKDNKMDFAGFMEGYTQFFGTTAQPKLPVRSAMQVAALANPAYLVEIEVMAVRPAKSK, from the coding sequence ATGACCCTCCTCACCCAGACGAAGAAACTGGCGCTCGCCGCCGCCCTGTTCACAGCCGCTTGCGGTGCGGCGCACGCGGCCGACGACATCATTCGCCACCGCATTCCGAACTCCACCTTCCCGATCTCGGCCGCGGTGGAAATCCCTTCGTCCTTCACCAACGTGTACCTCTCGGGCCAGGTGCCGCCGCTGCAGGATGCGGCCGCGCCCAAGAACAGTGCCGCGGCCTATGGCGGCGACACCAAGAGCCAGACCGTTGGCGTGCTCAAGGCCATCGAGAAAAGCCTCACGGGCCTGGGCCTCACGATGGGGGACGTGGTGAAGATGCAGGTGTTCCTGGTGGGCGACCCGGCCAAGGACAACAAGATGGACTTCGCCGGCTTCATGGAGGGCTACACCCAGTTCTTCGGCACCACGGCGCAGCCCAAACTGCCGGTGCGCTCGGCGATGCAGGTGGCCGCACTGGCCAACCCGGCCTACCTGGTCGAGATCGAGGTGATGGCGGTCCGCCCGGCCAAATCGAAGTAG
- a CDS encoding sulfite exporter TauE/SafE family protein: MTDLLDPLLILELAALGLGTGFLAGLLGIGGGMLMVPFITIIMGHRGVSSDLAVKMAIATSMATIIFTSVSSVRAHHKRGAVRWDIVKRLAPGIVIGSLAGSLGVFALLKGTALAIFFALFVGFSATQMFLDRKPKPTRQMPGTGGQLAAGGVIGFISGLVGAGGGFISVPFMTWCNISIHNAVATSAALGFPIAVANVMGYAISGQSVQGLPAGSFGYIWLPALLVIAVCSVFTAPLGAKAAHTLPVKKLKRVFASILYLLAAYMLWKGLQG, encoded by the coding sequence GTGACCGATCTCCTCGACCCCCTCCTGATTCTTGAACTGGCCGCGCTCGGCCTGGGCACCGGCTTTCTCGCGGGGCTCCTGGGCATCGGCGGCGGCATGCTGATGGTGCCGTTCATCACGATCATCATGGGCCACCGCGGCGTGTCGTCCGACCTCGCGGTGAAGATGGCGATCGCCACCTCGATGGCCACGATCATCTTCACCTCGGTCTCCAGCGTGCGCGCGCACCACAAGCGCGGCGCGGTGCGCTGGGACATCGTCAAGCGCCTCGCCCCCGGCATCGTGATCGGCAGCCTGGCCGGGAGCCTGGGCGTGTTCGCGCTGCTCAAGGGCACGGCCCTGGCCATTTTCTTTGCGCTCTTCGTGGGCTTCTCGGCCACGCAGATGTTCCTCGACAGGAAGCCCAAGCCCACGCGCCAGATGCCGGGCACCGGCGGCCAGCTCGCGGCCGGCGGGGTGATCGGCTTCATCTCGGGCCTGGTGGGCGCGGGCGGCGGCTTCATCAGCGTGCCGTTCATGACGTGGTGCAACATCTCGATCCACAACGCGGTGGCCACCAGCGCCGCGCTGGGCTTTCCCATCGCGGTGGCCAATGTGATGGGCTATGCGATCAGCGGCCAGTCGGTGCAGGGCCTGCCCGCGGGCTCCTTCGGCTACATCTGGCTGCCGGCGCTGTTGGTGATTGCCGTCTGCAGCGTGTTCACCGCGCCGCTGGGCGCCAAGGCCGCGCACACGCTGCCCGTGAAGAAGCTCAAGCGCGTGTTCGCGAGCATCCTGTACCTGCTGGCTGCCTACATGCTCTGGAAGGGCCTTCAAGGCTGA
- a CDS encoding TonB-dependent receptor, producing MISCVSLSRASRGRAPAPIRHRRLACLPLALASAFGGLALIQLPTLAHAQEQQAAATLGETVVTANRTPQPLSDLVGDVTIIDRQTIERSGATGVADVLARQPGIEITRNGGVGNSTSLYIRGAETRFTAVYLDGVRIDSQSTGGAGWEGIPLAQIDRIEVLRGPAAAVYGSDAIGGVIQLFTKRGEEGVSPYAGIGFGSHGLRKIEGGVSGKSGLFDYSFGVAHEESKGFNVQPADKRTPSKDGFTSPDRDGYRSTSGNLKLGFQITPDQRIEATLLQSNIEAGYDASISFRTKPPIVFRNDVSTNTLRTAGLTWSAKWNDIYSTRVQVTDSQSVYKTQPSFYRTETNLRGYLFQNEFRFGPHLVTATLERREDALENAPTTSAKLFSQDRSQNALALGYGFVQGPHSLQLHVRRDRDSEFGGKTTGSAAYGFAILPSLRFTASAGTAFRVPTLYQRFSEYGVATLRPEDSRNVELGLNYAKDGTTAGIVVYRNRVRNLINFVGTATGCASSFGCYTNVNRATLQGATLSASQRIGDVTLRASFDVQDPKDAETGNLLARRAKRHGTLGADWRVAGWTLGAEVQASSQRYDDTANKVKLGGYTLLNLSASTQIARDLNLVARIDNVGDKDYQYARLYANGGRSAYLGLKWTPQ from the coding sequence ATGATTTCCTGCGTTTCTCTTTCCCGCGCTTCTCGCGGTCGCGCGCCTGCGCCCATCCGCCATCGCCGCCTTGCCTGCCTGCCGCTCGCACTGGCCTCGGCCTTCGGCGGCCTTGCACTGATCCAACTGCCCACGCTGGCGCATGCGCAGGAACAACAAGCCGCGGCCACGCTCGGCGAAACGGTGGTCACGGCCAACCGCACGCCGCAACCGCTGTCGGACCTCGTAGGCGACGTGACCATCATCGATCGCCAGACCATCGAGCGCAGCGGTGCGACCGGCGTGGCCGATGTGCTGGCACGCCAGCCCGGCATCGAGATCACGCGCAACGGCGGCGTGGGCAACTCCACCAGCCTTTACATCCGCGGGGCCGAGACGCGTTTCACGGCCGTCTACCTGGACGGCGTGCGCATCGACTCGCAATCGACCGGCGGCGCCGGCTGGGAAGGCATTCCGCTTGCGCAGATCGACCGCATCGAAGTGCTGCGCGGCCCGGCCGCCGCGGTGTACGGATCGGACGCCATCGGCGGCGTGATCCAGCTCTTCACCAAGCGCGGCGAAGAGGGCGTGTCGCCCTACGCGGGCATCGGCTTCGGCAGCCACGGCCTGCGCAAGATCGAAGGCGGCGTGAGCGGCAAGTCGGGCCTGTTCGACTATTCGTTCGGTGTCGCGCATGAAGAGAGCAAGGGCTTCAATGTGCAGCCCGCCGACAAGCGCACGCCCTCGAAGGACGGCTTCACCAGCCCCGACCGCGACGGCTACCGCAGCACCTCGGGCAACCTGAAGCTGGGCTTCCAGATCACGCCCGACCAGCGCATCGAAGCCACCTTGCTCCAGAGCAACATCGAAGCCGGCTACGACGCTTCGATCAGCTTCCGGACCAAGCCGCCGATCGTGTTCAGGAACGACGTCTCGACCAACACGCTGCGCACCGCCGGCCTCACCTGGTCGGCCAAGTGGAACGACATCTACAGCACCCGCGTGCAGGTGACCGACTCGCAATCGGTCTACAAGACGCAGCCTTCGTTCTACCGCACCGAAACCAACCTGCGCGGCTACCTGTTCCAGAACGAGTTCCGCTTCGGCCCGCACCTGGTGACGGCCACGCTGGAGCGCCGCGAAGACGCGCTGGAAAACGCACCCACCACCTCGGCCAAGCTGTTCTCGCAAGACCGCTCGCAGAACGCACTCGCGCTCGGCTACGGCTTTGTGCAGGGCCCGCATTCGCTGCAACTGCATGTGCGCCGCGACAGGGACAGCGAGTTCGGCGGCAAGACCACCGGCAGCGCCGCCTACGGCTTCGCCATCCTGCCGTCGCTGCGCTTCACCGCATCGGCCGGCACCGCGTTCCGCGTGCCCACGCTCTACCAGCGCTTCAGCGAATACGGCGTGGCGACGCTGCGGCCCGAAGACAGCCGCAACGTCGAGCTGGGCCTGAACTACGCCAAGGACGGCACCACCGCCGGCATCGTGGTCTACCGCAACCGCGTGCGCAACCTGATCAACTTCGTGGGCACCGCCACGGGCTGCGCCTCGTCGTTCGGCTGCTACACCAACGTGAACCGCGCCACGCTGCAGGGCGCCACGCTGTCGGCCAGCCAGCGCATCGGCGACGTCACGCTGCGCGCCTCGTTCGATGTGCAGGACCCGAAGGACGCCGAGACCGGCAACCTGCTCGCACGCCGCGCCAAGCGCCACGGCACGCTGGGCGCCGACTGGCGCGTGGCCGGCTGGACGCTGGGCGCCGAAGTGCAGGCTTCGAGCCAGCGCTACGACGACACGGCCAACAAGGTCAAGCTCGGCGGCTACACGCTGCTGAACCTGTCGGCCAGTACGCAGATCGCACGGGACCTGAACCTCGTGGCCCGCATCGACAATGTGGGCGACAAGGACTACCAGTACGCACGCCTCTACGCCAACGGGGGCCGCAGCGCCTACCTCGGCCTCAAGTGGACACCGCAGTAA
- a CDS encoding flavin monoamine oxidase family protein, which produces MTTKNNTLFSRRDLLTLIGKTAGGGAMYQAMTSLGFAAESNYNGPPKLDGAKKGASVLVLGAGLAGMAAALELRAAGYSVKVLEFSNRAGGRCWTLRGGDTFTELGGAVQQCGFAKGEYFNPGPWRIPFHHHAVLGYCKRLGVALEPFIQVNYNALVHSTKAYGGKPQRYRHVQADYQGYVAELLGKATQQGNLDAALTKEDKEKLLEGLRRWGALDTQFRYREGTISSDRRGYEVDAGGGLMPLAKPSKPLDMSELLQSSLWRYIASGQDYEFQSAIFQPVGGMDMIAKAFQKEVGSLIRYGAKVTKIEQNDRGVTVTYTDEAKGGAVTQAKADWCLCTIPLSVLSQIDIQVGAPMQEAINAVPYGASVKVGLQFKRRFWEEDEHIYGGISYTDLPISRISYPSTRYGAKGKAVVLGAYVFDGPNSYEFTAMAPEERVRRAVEFGTQLHPQYASEFDNGISVGWHRVPGTHGCYGMWTDETRQKHYKNLCQVDGRIALAGEHASYIPAWQEGALLSSLDAIQRLHARAVAA; this is translated from the coding sequence ATGACCACGAAGAACAACACTCTATTCAGTCGGCGTGACCTGCTCACGCTCATCGGCAAGACCGCCGGCGGCGGCGCGATGTACCAGGCGATGACTTCTCTCGGTTTCGCTGCCGAGTCCAACTACAACGGCCCTCCGAAACTTGATGGTGCAAAGAAGGGCGCTTCGGTGCTGGTTCTTGGTGCAGGCCTGGCCGGCATGGCCGCTGCGCTCGAGTTGCGCGCCGCGGGCTACTCGGTGAAGGTGCTCGAGTTCAGCAACCGTGCAGGCGGCCGCTGCTGGACGCTGCGCGGCGGCGACACCTTCACCGAACTCGGTGGCGCGGTGCAGCAGTGCGGTTTCGCAAAGGGCGAGTACTTCAATCCCGGTCCGTGGCGCATACCTTTTCATCACCACGCGGTGCTTGGCTACTGCAAGCGGCTGGGCGTTGCGCTCGAGCCTTTCATTCAAGTCAACTACAACGCGCTCGTGCATTCGACCAAGGCCTATGGCGGCAAGCCGCAGCGCTATCGCCATGTGCAGGCCGACTACCAGGGCTATGTGGCCGAGTTGCTCGGCAAGGCGACGCAGCAGGGCAACCTCGATGCGGCGCTGACGAAGGAGGACAAGGAGAAACTGCTCGAAGGCCTGCGCCGCTGGGGCGCGCTCGACACGCAGTTCCGTTATCGCGAAGGCACCATCAGCAGCGACCGCCGCGGCTATGAAGTCGATGCGGGCGGCGGCCTCATGCCGCTGGCCAAGCCATCGAAGCCGCTCGACATGAGCGAGCTGCTGCAATCAAGCCTTTGGCGTTACATCGCAAGCGGACAGGACTACGAATTCCAGAGCGCGATCTTCCAGCCCGTGGGCGGCATGGACATGATCGCCAAGGCCTTCCAGAAAGAAGTCGGCAGCCTCATCCGCTACGGCGCGAAGGTCACCAAGATCGAGCAGAACGACCGCGGCGTCACCGTCACCTACACCGATGAAGCCAAGGGCGGTGCGGTCACGCAGGCCAAGGCCGACTGGTGCCTGTGCACCATTCCGCTGTCGGTGCTGAGCCAGATCGACATCCAGGTCGGCGCCCCGATGCAGGAAGCCATCAACGCCGTGCCCTATGGCGCATCGGTGAAAGTGGGCCTGCAGTTCAAGCGCCGCTTCTGGGAAGAAGACGAGCACATCTACGGCGGCATCAGCTACACCGATTTGCCGATCTCGCGCATCTCGTACCCCTCGACGCGCTACGGCGCCAAGGGCAAGGCGGTGGTGCTCGGCGCCTATGTGTTCGACGGCCCGAATTCCTACGAATTCACCGCGATGGCACCCGAGGAGCGCGTGCGCCGCGCGGTCGAGTTCGGCACGCAGTTGCATCCGCAGTACGCGAGCGAGTTCGACAACGGCATCTCGGTCGGCTGGCACCGCGTGCCCGGCACGCACGGCTGCTACGGCATGTGGACCGACGAGACGCGCCAGAAGCACTACAAGAACCTGTGCCAGGTCGACGGGCGCATCGCGCTCGCGGGCGAACACGCTTCCTACATTCCGGCCTGGCAAGAGGGCGCACTGCTCTCGTCGCTCGATGCCATCCAGCGGCTGCATGCTCGCGCCGTCGCCGCATGA
- a CDS encoding helical backbone metal receptor: MKLRRISSFAAAIGLMLCALAAHAFDVVDERGVTVSLPQPPQRIVSLLPSLTESVCALGACERLVGVDNYSNSPAAVRALPQMGGGIDPNVEAIVALKPDAVLLAKSSRVTQRLEALGLKVLVLEPKSHADVQRVLDKLDQVLGTHEAPRVWRVIDASVSAAAQSVPASAKGKRVYFEVNSTPYAAGESSFIGETLTRLGMKNIVPAKLGPFPKLNPEYVVRANPDLIMVSVRSAQGLEQRPGWGGIRAVREGRICRFDALQSDVLVRPGPRMDEAARLMAQCLVDKGQ, encoded by the coding sequence ATGAAGCTGCGCCGGATTTCATCGTTCGCCGCTGCCATCGGCCTGATGCTGTGCGCACTCGCGGCGCACGCCTTCGACGTGGTCGACGAACGCGGCGTCACCGTGAGCCTGCCGCAGCCGCCACAGCGCATCGTCTCGCTCCTGCCATCGCTCACCGAATCCGTCTGCGCGCTCGGCGCCTGCGAGCGGCTGGTGGGTGTCGACAACTATTCCAACTCGCCGGCGGCCGTGCGCGCCTTGCCGCAGATGGGCGGCGGCATCGATCCCAACGTGGAAGCCATCGTCGCGCTCAAGCCCGATGCGGTGCTGCTGGCCAAGTCGTCGCGCGTCACGCAGCGGCTCGAGGCGCTGGGCCTGAAGGTGCTGGTGCTCGAACCCAAGAGCCATGCCGATGTGCAGCGCGTGCTAGACAAGCTCGACCAGGTGCTCGGCACGCACGAGGCGCCGCGCGTCTGGCGCGTGATCGATGCGAGCGTGTCGGCGGCGGCGCAGTCAGTGCCTGCGAGCGCGAAGGGCAAGCGCGTGTACTTCGAGGTCAACAGCACGCCGTATGCGGCGGGCGAGTCGTCGTTCATCGGCGAGACGCTCACGCGGCTGGGCATGAAGAACATCGTGCCGGCCAAGCTCGGGCCGTTTCCCAAGCTCAACCCCGAGTACGTGGTGCGCGCCAATCCCGACCTCATCATGGTCAGCGTGCGCAGCGCGCAGGGGCTGGAGCAGCGGCCCGGCTGGGGCGGCATCCGCGCGGTGCGCGAAGGACGCATCTGCCGTTTCGATGCGCTGCAGTCCGATGTGCTCGTGCGCCCCGGTCCGCGGATGGACGAAGCGGCGCGCTTGATGGCGCAATGCCTGGTGGACAAGGGCCAGTGA
- a CDS encoding bifunctional adenosylcobinamide kinase/adenosylcobinamide-phosphate guanylyltransferase, translating to MSVEHEFILGGQKSGKSRRAEQRAIDWLAAAPGTNRAVLIATAQAYDDEMQERIVRHQADRAERVPGMRTIEEPVELARAIVTQSAPETLVVVDCLTLWLTNLLMPLRTEAARPVTRTPSAHITMLLIALREARGPVVLVGNEIGLGVIPLGRETRAFVDALGRLNQDVAAACSRVTLMAAGLPLSLKAPA from the coding sequence ATGAGCGTTGAGCACGAATTCATCCTCGGTGGACAAAAGAGCGGCAAGTCGCGCCGCGCCGAGCAGCGCGCCATCGACTGGCTCGCCGCCGCGCCCGGCACCAACCGCGCCGTGCTGATCGCCACCGCCCAGGCCTACGACGACGAGATGCAGGAGCGCATCGTGCGCCACCAGGCCGACCGCGCCGAGCGCGTGCCCGGCATGCGGACCATCGAGGAGCCGGTCGAGCTCGCGCGCGCCATCGTCACCCAGAGCGCACCCGAGACGCTGGTGGTGGTCGACTGCCTCACGCTCTGGCTCACCAACCTGCTGATGCCGTTGCGCACCGAAGCCGCGCGGCCGGTGACGCGCACGCCCTCGGCCCATATCACCATGTTGCTGATCGCCCTGCGCGAGGCGCGCGGACCGGTGGTGCTGGTCGGCAACGAGATCGGCCTGGGCGTGATTCCGCTCGGGCGCGAGACCCGCGCCTTCGTCGATGCGCTGGGCCGGCTGAACCAGGACGTGGCCGCCGCCTGCAGCCGCGTGACGCTGATGGCGGCCGGCCTGCCGCTGAGCCTGAAGGCGCCCGCCTGA
- a CDS encoding cobyrinate a,c-diamide synthase → MDTAVNDLSPRHGTAATCAAVLIAAPASGQGKTTVAAALARLHARKGRRVRAFKCGPDFLDPHWLALATGAPVHSLDLWMTGEADCRTRLRAAAVDADLVIVEGVMGLFDGTPSAADLAERFGLPVLAVIDVHAMAGTFGALAYGLQNFKPGLPWAGVLANRVASERHAGMLKDALREPSQWMGALPRDPRFALPERHLGLVGAGELDDAMARLDAAADVLAETPLGQLPVSQLPQVRFAVPAAEEPATSPLLAGRTIAIARDAAFSFIYPANLDVLSALGARLSFFSPLAGDSLPACDAVWLPGGYPELHAEALAANESMRASLAAHAAAGKPIWAECGGMMALFDELATHTDAEPQQVHRVWGLLPGRVTMQKRLAGLGPQQLQLGSHTLRGHTFHYSRCETPLVPSAHTARPGATQAVGARGGEAFYVHGPVRASYFHAWFASSPEAAARLFGAMPIELGHDAAKGEIDER, encoded by the coding sequence GTGGACACCGCAGTAAACGACCTTTCGCCACGACACGGCACCGCAGCCACCTGTGCCGCGGTGCTGATCGCCGCGCCGGCCTCGGGGCAGGGCAAGACCACGGTGGCGGCTGCGCTCGCGCGGCTGCATGCGCGCAAGGGCCGGCGGGTGCGGGCCTTCAAGTGCGGGCCTGACTTTCTCGATCCGCACTGGCTGGCGCTCGCCACCGGCGCGCCGGTGCATTCGCTGGACCTGTGGATGACGGGCGAGGCCGATTGCAGGACCCGCCTGCGTGCCGCGGCGGTCGATGCCGATCTCGTGATCGTCGAAGGCGTGATGGGTCTGTTCGACGGCACGCCGAGCGCGGCCGATCTCGCGGAGCGCTTCGGCCTCCCGGTGCTGGCCGTGATCGATGTGCACGCGATGGCCGGCACCTTCGGGGCGCTGGCCTATGGACTGCAGAACTTCAAGCCCGGCCTGCCGTGGGCCGGCGTGCTGGCCAATCGCGTGGCGAGCGAGCGGCACGCGGGCATGCTGAAGGACGCATTGCGCGAGCCTTCGCAATGGATGGGTGCCTTGCCGCGCGATCCGAGGTTCGCGTTGCCCGAGCGGCACCTGGGCCTCGTCGGCGCGGGCGAGCTCGACGACGCGATGGCGCGGCTCGATGCGGCGGCCGATGTGCTGGCCGAGACTCCCTTGGGCCAATTGCCGGTCTCGCAGTTGCCGCAGGTGCGCTTCGCTGTGCCCGCCGCGGAAGAGCCCGCCACGTCGCCGCTGCTGGCAGGCCGCACGATCGCCATCGCGCGCGATGCGGCGTTCTCCTTTATCTATCCCGCGAACCTCGACGTGCTCTCGGCACTCGGCGCGCGGCTTTCATTCTTTTCGCCGCTGGCGGGCGATTCGTTGCCGGCCTGCGACGCCGTCTGGCTTCCGGGCGGCTACCCCGAGCTGCATGCCGAAGCCCTGGCAGCCAACGAATCGATGCGTGCCTCCCTGGCCGCGCACGCCGCCGCGGGCAAGCCCATCTGGGCCGAGTGCGGCGGCATGATGGCGTTGTTCGACGAACTGGCCACGCACACCGATGCGGAGCCGCAGCAGGTCCACCGCGTGTGGGGCCTGCTTCCCGGCCGCGTGACGATGCAAAAGCGCCTTGCCGGCCTCGGACCGCAACAGCTTCAGCTTGGAAGCCACACCCTGCGCGGCCACACCTTTCACTATTCGCGCTGCGAAACGCCGCTCGTACCTTCGGCCCACACCGCCCGGCCCGGCGCCACGCAGGCTGTCGGTGCGCGCGGAGGCGAGGCTTTCTATGTGCATGGCCCGGTGCGGGCCAGCTATTTCCACGCATGGTTCGCCTCCAGTCCGGAAGCCGCGGCGCGGCTCTTCGGCGCCATGCCGATCGAGCTGGGCCACGATGCAGCAAAGGGAGAGATCGATGAGCGTTGA
- a CDS encoding ABC transporter ATP-binding protein gives MSGPAIEARQVSATLGTTEVLHGIDLALSSARWTSIVGPNGAGKSTLLKALAGLLAHRGEVRLFGEAEGKIPARIRAQRLSWLGQSGTGEASADDLMVYDVAMLGRLPHQRWLAAPSAADRDAVERALRSTQAWDWRDRPLGQLSGGERQRVLLARALAVEAQVLLMDEPLANLDPPHQADWMQTARALVAQGRTVVSVLHELPMALAADEMVVMDKGRVVHHGGCDDPATHTALEQVFDHRIRVHRVADQWIALPK, from the coding sequence ATGAGCGGCCCCGCCATCGAGGCTCGCCAAGTCAGCGCCACGCTCGGCACGACCGAGGTGCTGCACGGCATCGATCTCGCACTTTCGTCCGCCCGCTGGACCAGCATCGTCGGCCCGAACGGCGCGGGCAAGTCGACGCTGCTCAAGGCGCTCGCGGGCCTGCTCGCGCATCGCGGCGAGGTGCGGCTGTTTGGCGAGGCCGAGGGAAAGATCCCGGCCCGCATCCGCGCGCAGCGCCTCTCGTGGCTCGGCCAGAGCGGCACGGGCGAGGCGAGCGCCGACGACCTGATGGTCTACGACGTCGCCATGCTCGGCCGCCTGCCGCATCAGCGCTGGCTCGCGGCTCCGAGTGCGGCCGACCGCGACGCCGTGGAGCGCGCGCTGCGCAGCACGCAAGCCTGGGATTGGCGCGACCGCCCGCTCGGCCAGCTCTCGGGCGGCGAGCGCCAACGTGTGCTGCTCGCTCGCGCACTCGCCGTCGAGGCCCAGGTGCTGCTGATGGACGAGCCGCTCGCCAACCTCGACCCGCCGCACCAGGCCGACTGGATGCAGACCGCCCGTGCGCTCGTGGCCCAGGGCCGTACCGTGGTCAGCGTGCTGCACGAACTGCCGATGGCACTGGCCGCCGACGAAATGGTCGTGATGGACAAGGGCCGCGTGGTGCACCACGGCGGCTGCGACGACCCGGCCACCCACACCGCGCTCGAACAGGTGTTCGACCACCGCATCCGCGTGCACCGCGTGGCGGACCAGTGGATCGCGCTGCCGAAATAA
- a CDS encoding iron ABC transporter permease, with the protein MHTAHLRRVVLLGAALLGLGVALLLFGLGIGSTGFESLLAARHDPVALQIVWDIRLPRTLGAWLAGALLGLAGAVAQGLFRNPLADPYLLGSASGASLGVAVALMMFGGSAASTQWVMRLGLTGAAFIGAVLAVLLTLTLARGVQQTLRLLLAGVIVGVVLGAAKDLITIASADILQAIQGFILGSTGLVGWSACAVMGAVCAVCLLAAWALAPVLDGLALGEATARSLGLPLGAMRAALVVVLALATGAAVAQTGLIAFVGLAAPHLVRSVVKTTHARLIVLAALMGGLLLMAADLLARWLIAPQELPVGVLTAVLGGSYLLWLMHRRGARGGLA; encoded by the coding sequence ATGCATACCGCGCACTTGCGCCGCGTCGTGTTGCTCGGCGCGGCCCTGCTGGGGCTGGGCGTCGCGCTGCTGCTGTTCGGCCTCGGCATCGGCAGCACCGGTTTCGAGAGCCTGCTGGCCGCGCGGCACGACCCGGTCGCGCTGCAGATCGTGTGGGACATCCGCCTGCCGCGCACGCTTGGCGCGTGGCTTGCGGGCGCGTTGCTCGGGCTCGCCGGGGCGGTGGCGCAGGGGCTGTTCCGCAATCCGCTGGCCGATCCTTATCTGCTCGGCAGCGCCTCGGGCGCATCGCTGGGCGTGGCGGTGGCGCTGATGATGTTCGGTGGTTCGGCCGCGAGCACGCAGTGGGTGATGCGCCTCGGGCTCACCGGCGCGGCCTTCATCGGCGCCGTGCTCGCGGTGCTGCTCACGCTGACGCTGGCGCGCGGTGTGCAGCAGACGCTGCGGCTGCTGCTCGCGGGCGTGATCGTCGGCGTGGTGCTCGGCGCCGCGAAGGATCTGATCACCATCGCTTCGGCGGACATCCTGCAGGCCATCCAGGGTTTCATCCTCGGCAGCACTGGTCTCGTCGGCTGGAGCGCCTGCGCCGTGATGGGCGCGGTCTGCGCGGTGTGCCTGCTGGCGGCCTGGGCGCTCGCGCCGGTGCTTGATGGGTTGGCGCTCGGCGAGGCGACCGCCCGCAGCCTGGGCCTGCCGCTGGGCGCCATGCGCGCCGCGCTGGTCGTGGTACTCGCGCTCGCCACCGGCGCGGCCGTTGCGCAGACCGGCTTGATCGCTTTCGTCGGCCTCGCGGCGCCGCATCTCGTGCGCTCGGTGGTCAAGACCACGCATGCGCGGTTGATCGTGCTCGCGGCGTTGATGGGCGGCCTGTTGTTGATGGCGGCCGACCTGCTGGCGCGCTGGCTGATCGCGCCGCAGGAGCTGCCGGTGGGCGTGCTCACCGCTGTGCTCGGTGGCAGCTATCTGCTGTGGCTCATGCATCGACGCGGCGCGCGTGGAGGCCTGGCATGA